A portion of the Tenacibaculum todarodis genome contains these proteins:
- a CDS encoding DUF4105 domain-containing protein has protein sequence MKKIILLLVFLLNIQFAFSQSIQLSENAEVSIITVGPGKVLYEKFGHSAIRIKDRSLNIDRIYNYGMFDFNAPNFYSNFTKGRLIYKLAAYPFHYFVKSNNEDKRWIKEQVLNLPPEQNQAFFTFLNNNAKPENANYEYDPFFENCATKMPDIVQQILNNKVSFTEDFVTKKQSLRQLMNDEIHWNTWGSLGINVALGSKLDKIVTAKEYMYLPDFVFKSFKNAEYFDKNQPKQLVLKENTILNFKEITPEADAISPLLVFVVFMLIGFFITFKDVKNNTRTKWFDFLLFFITGIVGLLVVFLWFFTNHSTTPNNFNFLWAFALNLIVAFYLLKNNPPKWVRKYVLLLLVLLFIIPIIWIVKIQLFAFSLLPIFILLLVRYFFLQKNLLTFHE, from the coding sequence ATGAAAAAAATAATTCTACTTCTTGTTTTTCTATTAAACATTCAATTTGCTTTTTCACAATCAATTCAACTTTCAGAAAACGCTGAAGTAAGTATTATTACTGTTGGTCCTGGTAAAGTTTTATATGAAAAATTTGGGCATTCTGCTATTAGAATTAAAGATAGATCTTTAAACATCGATAGAATTTATAATTATGGAATGTTTGATTTTAATGCTCCAAATTTTTATTCAAATTTCACTAAAGGAAGATTAATTTATAAACTAGCAGCATATCCTTTTCATTATTTTGTTAAAAGTAATAATGAAGACAAACGTTGGATAAAAGAACAAGTTTTAAACCTTCCACCAGAACAAAATCAAGCTTTTTTTACATTTTTGAATAACAATGCGAAACCAGAAAATGCTAATTATGAGTACGATCCTTTTTTTGAAAATTGTGCCACAAAAATGCCCGATATTGTTCAGCAAATACTAAACAATAAAGTATCATTTACTGAAGATTTTGTGACTAAAAAACAATCTTTAAGGCAACTAATGAATGATGAGATTCACTGGAATACTTGGGGAAGTTTAGGTATAAATGTTGCATTAGGAAGTAAACTAGATAAAATTGTAACTGCAAAAGAATATATGTATTTACCTGATTTTGTATTTAAATCTTTTAAAAACGCAGAATATTTTGATAAAAATCAACCAAAACAGTTAGTTTTAAAAGAAAATACAATTTTAAACTTTAAAGAAATAACTCCAGAAGCAGATGCTATAAGCCCGCTTTTAGTTTTTGTTGTCTTTATGTTAATCGGATTTTTTATTACTTTTAAAGATGTAAAAAATAACACTCGAACTAAATGGTTTGATTTTTTACTTTTTTTTATAACGGGAATAGTTGGCTTACTAGTTGTGTTTTTATGGTTTTTCACAAATCATTCTACTACACCAAATAACTTTAATTTTCTTTGGGCGTTTGCTTTAAACTTAATTGTAGCTTTTTATCTTTTAAAGAATAACCCTCCAAAATGGGTTAGAAAATATGTCCTTTTATTATTAGTTTTACTTTTTATAATTCCAATAATTTGGATTGTAAAAATTCAATTATTTGCATTTAGCCTATTACCAATATTTATTTTGCTATTAGTAAGATATTTTTTCCTTCAGAAAAACTTATTGACCTTTCATGAATAA